Within the Roseicitreum antarcticum genome, the region CATCCGGGCTGCGGCCAAGCGCCGCCTCGATGCCGGTGGATGCCCCGCCGCCGCCTGCAAAGCTGTCGATGATCATGGGGCCCATCATGTCAGCACCCATGCCCAGATCGCCGCGCCCCCCATGACGCCGGGCACCATCCACCAGCCGCAGCCCGTGGCGCAGTCGTCCGTGCCGGTGGCGTCGATCAGCGCCTCCCAGCCGGGGATCTGCATCATGTCATTGTCCATCATTTAAACCCCGTAAAAGTGGCATCGTGCACCCGGTACACCGTGATGAAGCCATCGGCCTCGCAGCGCGCTTCGTCGGCCAGCTTTGCTGCATGCGCTTCCTGTTCCGCGATCCGCGCGCGCATTGCACCGACACCCATGTGCGACCAGTCGGCGGGGATTTCCTGGACCCGGCGCAGGGTGATGATCTCTCCGTCAGCGGTGCGGGTCGGGGTCAGTTGGGATACCCAGCCGCTGGTGGAGTTGAGGCGTTCGCTGTAGTAGGTCATGGGTGCGGCTCCGGGGGGTGAGGGGTTTGATCGGAGGGAGTTTTTGGCGGCAGGCGATACACTCGCCGACCGACGCTGTTGGTGGCGTCAAGGTCGCCACGCTGTGCCATGATTTTCGCTGTGGCCGCGTATGCTGGCCATGGCAAGTGTCGCCATCGACCATCGGAAAGGACACATTTCACGGCGATCTCGCCATAGGCGGCCTCGGGATCATTCATCCCCGCCCTCCTTCAGGCGTTCAGCCGACTCTGCCGCCAGCTGCAGGAATGCCAGCGCATCGGGCGGCACGCGATCCGCGCGGATTTTTGCTTTCACCAGATCTAGGTCCGAGTGCATCAGTAGCTCGCCATGCAGAGCGTTGCGTTCGTGCATTGTCAGATTTCGCCACTTGGCGATCAGGTAGTCACCAAACAGTATGCCGCGCGGGCTCCTGCCTTGGCGGCTGCCGATACTGAGCCCTGCACCGCGCAGCGCGGTTTCGGCGGCGCGGGTTGAGGCGAAGATGATCTTGACTTCTGTCATGCGCCTATCTCCTTCGTGTCATGCGCAGCGCCCCGCCGAGCCATCAGCGCCGCTGCTGCCTGCGCGGCCTGTTCGGGCGTCAGGTGGCAGACTGGGTGGGTGAATGCGGGCTTGGGGGAAGGGGTCGCGGGCATGTCAGGCCATGCCCAGTGCGGCTTTGTACATTTCCAGCAACGCCTCTTCTTCGGCGATGTCGCCGGCGGTCCGCTTGCGCAGGGCAATCACCTTACGGATCACCTTGGGGCTGTAGCCCCGGCCTTTTGCCTCGGCCATCACCTCTTTCTGCTGATTGGCGATGTCCTTCTTCTCGGCGTCCAGATGCTCCCACCGCTCGATGAACTGGCGCAGTTCTTCGGCGGTGACGCTGTAGGCATTGTCGCGCACATCTCTGTCTGCGGGTGTCTCTTTCATCGGCACGCGCTTCTCCTTTGCAAACCGCGCGGCCATGTAGTCCTGATGGGAAAACGTGGCATCGCCCAGTCGCATGAGCGCGCCGCCGCCCAGCTTGATGCAGGACGGGTCCAGCGCCTCAATCGGATCAATTATCTTGCGGATTGCGGCGGTGATTGCCGCCGGGTCGGATGATGCGCGGATCTGATCCCAGGCGGACGCCAGAGCAGCCCAATAGGCATTGACGCCGGACATCTCGGCAACACGTGCGCGGAATTCCGGCACGCCTTCCAGCAGCACCTCGCAGCGTCTGAAATCATCTGCATCGCCGGGATAGTCGCCATGTTGCGCACCAAAACCGCCGAGATGCGCTGCAATGGATTTCGCCGACGCCCCCTGCACACCATTACGCAAAAAGACATATGTGACGTTGTCTTCAGCCTCTGCTGATGATGCGGGCTTCACATCTGGCTCAGCTATTGCTGCAGGATTGGGCCGTTTCACCATTATAGGTCTCCTATGGTCTGGGGCTGGCCAATTTGCCCGCCCACGCGTCGAACGCGGTGCGCAGGTTGGCGAGTTTGCGGGCGGCTTTGGGGTCAGTATTGAGTTCGCGCCGGGATTTGACGTCGCAGTGCATGCGCAGGTATTGCGCCGCCGCAGACGCACTGAACTGGTGGCCCGGGGCCTTGCAGCACGCTGCGGCGAACCGTTGGAATCGTGCGTCGTTGCACAAGATGCCCGCCTGTTGGGCCGGTGGCATGTCGGCAATGCGATGTCGCGTCTTGGCGGGGTCTGGCATTGGCGCGGCCCCTAGACGTATTGCAAAAACGACAGAAGCGCGGCGGCGGCTGCGACGTTGGTCAGCATCATCAGCGCCCTGACCGTGGCGCGCGCAGTTTCGGCAGCCCGGTCGCGGCGGATCTGGCGGCGGTTGATGTGTGTGAAATCAACCACGGCGGGCCACCTCGCGCAGCAGGGCGGCGCGTGCGTTCGCGCGATGTTCGGGGTTGGGCGCGCTGCGCGCTGTGCGACGCAACATCCGCAGCCGGGCGGCGCGTGCCAGCGCCAAAGCCATCGGGCTGGGCGGGCGCGTCGGGCGCTTGATCACCGGGGCGGCGTCTGGCGTGCGGGGGGTGGGCCGGAACATCGGGGCCGGGGCTGGCGATGGCTTGCCCGTCATGCCGCGTCATCCGGCCAGCTGGTGGCGTTTGCGCCGCGCATGTAGGCAAACATCTCATGGTTGCTGTCAGGCGCGGGATGGCCACGGCGCTGCGCCCGCTGGGCGCGCCGGATACGCGGTTGATAGCACGTCTGGCCCCGTGCGGTCTTGAGGATCGTCCACGCAAGCAGGCGCTGCTGATCGGTCGTGGTTTCGGTCGGGCGGGCGATGATGATGCGGGCTTGCGCCAGCGTCAGCGGTTCTTGGGGATTGTGGTTCATCGGTGTCTCCATCCGGTTTGTGGATGGCTTCAAAGTTCGCACATAGCGAATTACTGCGCAACAGAAAAGTTCGCCATTTGCGAATAATTGTTGATATCAGTATTCTGCGATGCCAGAATCACCTAACCAGCGCCGGGTTGGGGCGCGCACGAAAAAGCCCCGCACAGGGCGGGGCAAAAGGATTGTTTGGATGGAGACTATCAGGCAATGGCGTCAGTGGATGCGGGGCACGTCGAGTGCTCAGATACTCTGCGAAACGGTTTTCCAGGTCTGCAAATATCAGCTAATCGTCGCGCCGATTGTTATTCTGATCCTTATTCAAATGCGGTAAAAAGAAGATCGAATATAAGAGCCAAGCCAATGGGAATGCGATGCTTGCGACACAGGACGCACCAACAATCCAGCCCGAAAACGGTGCCGATGATGCGATGGCAGGGGTCAAGGCGTCCGGGTTCTGCTCTTTAAAAATCGCCAGCTCTGCGTTGGCGCCGCTATCAAAGCCCAGCCAAAAAAAGAATAGGCCCAAAAAGATAGAGTTCGCAACCAAGGTGTATAAAGTTACAAAGGTGTCAGCCGCGCGCGGGTTGTGCTCAGCAAGCCTGAACGGCACCGCAAGAACGGCAAGAAAAATCGTTCCTAGAACAAGCCCTAATGCAGCTTCCATTATAATTCCGCTTCAGACGAGATGATCCGGTAGTGGGTCACTTTGAAATAAGATAGTTTGCCCTCGCGCGAGGGAGTGATTATCTTAGGGCTATGACAGACAAACCCAAGAGACCCCGTGACGCCAACCAGCTTGCCAAGTTCATTGTGGACATGGCCGCTGGTTATGAACCTGTGCATGATCCCGACACGTCTGGACAGCGCAAGGGTGGGAAAAAGGGCGGCAAAGCTAGGGCATTGGATTTGACGCCAGAACAGCGGAGCGAAATTTCGAGTGTCGCTGCCGCTGCTCGTTGGAAGAAGTCAGGAGATTAATCGTCAGTGACTTCATCCTCTGCATCGGCAGCGTGCTTCCGCAGTTCAACATCAAAGTTCAGGTCTAAATCAAGTTCAATTTGTCTTTCGTCAGCGTGACGAGAGTTCCAGCGATCAGCGTCGTAGCTCAACTGCAATCCATCACCGACCATTTGCTCTCGGCGTAGGTAGAGATTTTTGCATCATATTCCGTGGCGCTTCATCGATATCAATCCAAACAACAGCGTTTGCTGGCCTTGCTTGATTGGCACCGCATGGTTCACCCTGTAAGGGCGACCACTATCATCATCATGCTTGATCTCGTCCCGTGCTGCGCGGGAAAGTTCTTGGGCAAGAACATCAAGTGGGTCTTTGGGAACAGGCATATCCCAGCCCATAAGCTGGGCGAACTTTGCCACCTTTTTCATATCAACTTGGATTTCGCCTGTTTCGTCTTTGTAGTGACGAATTAGCCTTTGCAGATCTTTTTCTTACTCATGGTGAAAGCCCTTTCTAATAGGCATCAGTAGGGCAACATCACCCCACCCGTCAGTGACGGCATTTGGTGTTACAATTGAGCGAACAGGGACGAGATATTCCCGCCCAAGGTGGTATTTTGAGTTCTGAATTGAAGCTGTCCAGCAACTAGGCCAGTGTGGACCTTGAGCATTCTCGCCAGCCCTATGATGTCACGTTTGGCGAAAACTGGTGCTTTGCGCGAGATAAAGGCATCCATCATTTTCTTGGGGACGCAGAATTCAGAAGCTGCGGCATTGGCGCGATCTTCTTGGTCTTTGAGTTCCTGCGTGATCTGCGTAGCCTCACCAGAGTTAATATCTACATCAAGCATTGAAATCATCTCGATTAACCCATCTCGATTTTGGACATGCTCAAGTTCGTGACGCAAAACAAAGACAAAGTTGTCGATCCTGTCAAAGCGCAATGACATGCCGATAACGGGTGAGTTGCCATCCAACCAAAAGCAAACACCGTCAATTTTGGTGGACGGTAACGCTTCAACGATAACAAAGCGGATACCGCTTCTGCCAATATTCGGGGAACCTTCCGCAATTCTTCTGCGGAGTGAACGAGGTTCTTTATTTCGGCTATGGCCGACTTCACCGATGCAGGGGAATAACGTGCGACCATCATTTCGGAGGCAAGGGTTTTGACACGATAAAGCCACGCGAGTTGCGCTGGTGTTGCGGCTATGCTGACTTCTGTTTTCTTTGCCGCATGTGGGAGCGTTTCAATGTCTTCAAGGCGGTTGGCTTGAAAGAAGCGAAGCAATGAACTCTCGACACTTTCAATATCTTTAACTGACTCCGCTTCAAGCCAGCCCCTTTTGATCATTGCATTGATCGGCAGTTTCCCAATCAGTTCTGCACGCATTTGTCTCTTGGGGTCCGTGTGCTTTCAATCCTAGCAACAGCTAGATCATAATCCTTTTGCAGGGATAGAAAACGCACAGCAGGAACGTCGAACACTTCCTCAAAAATGATGGCTGTTGAGGCATCAACCTTGCGAACATTGGAGACTGTCTTGCTGACAAGGGATTCATCCACGCCCAAAATGATCGCCAAGGTTTTCTTGGTCCACCCTCGATCTGCGAGGAGAGCGGCCACTAGCTGGCCCGGAGATTTGTATTCTTCTTTGTCCATGATGCTGTATAGATCGCTCATCTTTTGCAGGCAATAGACAACATGCGATTAATCGCACGAACTTATAAAATGCTTGACTGTTGGTCAGTTTAAAATTAGGTTGAACCTATGAGAAAACTTGACACAAAATCCCGCGCCCTGATCATCCGCCTTCTGGTGGAGGGTAACTCCATCCGCGCCACATCGCGTATCTGACGTGTCCAAGAACACCGTCACCAAGCTTGAGGACGCGGGCAAAGCCTGTGCCGCCTACCATGATGAAAACGTCAAAGGCGTTGAGGCCAAGCACGTTCAGGCCGATGAGATATGGTCGTTCTGCTACGCCAAGGCAAAGAACGTGGAGACTGCAAAAGCTGCTCCATCTGACGCTGGCGATATCTGGACATGGACTGCAATGGACCGCGATAGCAAGCTGATGATCAGCTACACCATCGGGGATCGCTCCGGCGCAACAGCACGTGAGTTCATGTTTGATCTGGCGGCGCGCGTTGCAAACCGCATCCAGTTGACCACAGACGGGCACGGCGCTTACCTCAAGGCGGTCACAGACGCTTTCTCTGGCGATGTGGACTACGCCATGCTGATTAAGTACTACGGCAACCCTACAGTACAAAGGGCCACGAGCGCAAGTATTCACCAGCGGAATGCACGGGCGCTACCAAAGAGGCAATTTTTGGCAACCCGATCATGGAAGATGTTGGGACATCGCACATTGAACGCCAGAACCTAACAATGCGGATGGGTATGCGCCGCTTCACGCGCCTGACAAATGCTTTCTCAAAGAAGGCGGAGAACCACGCTTACGCGGTTGCCCTGCACTTCATGCATTACAACTTCGTCCGCACCCACAAGACCCTGCGCATGACACCAGCCATGGCCGCTGGCCTTGTCGATACGCCTTGGGAAGTTGAGGATATCGTGGCGCTGGTGGAAAAGGCAGAAGACGCAGCGCCAAAGAAGCGCGGACCCTATAAGAAAAAAGATATTTCAAAGTGACCCACTACCGATGATCCTGGCTATCATGTCGATTTCGGTGTGGTCTGTAGCACTTGACCGAATCTGCCCTGTCGCCCTAGTGTGAACGTAATGAGAACAGGGGCACTGCAGATGGAAGATTGGGAGGCAGAGCACATCGCAATACTCCTCGCGCTCAGGGTCGAAGACAGGCAGAAAATTTTGGTCATGGCTCAGACGCTTGCTCTAAAAGACCGGCAGCGTGACGTGCGACAGCGCGGCGATCCTCAACGCTCAAATCGCGCATGATTGCTATATGTGCCACTATGTCATCGGCCAGTTCATTGCTGTCGATCAACTCGTAGACCGAAACATTCAGTTCTTTGGCGAGGGATCGAAGAAGCCTGCCGCTTGGAAACTTCTTGCCGCTCTCAATTTCGGACAAGTAACTCTTGCTGCAGCCTGCCCTAGCAGCCAGCACCTCCCCGGTTAAGCCCCGGGTTTTCCTGAGTTCTTTGACTCGTGTCTTCATGTTCGCAAGGTGCCACGAAATGGCGCTTTCGGCTAATCGCTTATAGCGAACTTTTCTGCTTGCTATTTTGTTCGCCATTTGCGAACTAATGGGCATGATGACCCTCGCAGAATACCTTAAAGCAAAAGAACTGACTCAGCGCGAGTTTGCACGCGCCGTCGAGGTCTCTGCATCGTACATGAACGAAATAGTGCAGGGCGCGAAAACGCCGAGCATGTCGGTCGCCGCAAAAATTGAAGCATTGACCGATGGTGAGGTGCGCATGGCCTCGCTGATTGTCAGCCCAAAGGACGCAGCATGACATCTGATAAACTTTCTTTGGTGCATTCATCGGGTCAGTCTGATGTTGCCCTGCCTCAAAAGTCGTTGAAAAAGCGCTTTGCGCCGCTCGGCGGGCGTGGGCGCGATCTGGGCTATGAACGGGGCGCGCGGGGCAGGGTGCATGGTCGCCTGACGATCTGCCAGATGGATGCCGCGTTTGCGATCAACTGGCGGGCATACCTGCTGCACCGGCACGGGACGCCCCAGGCTATCAAGGCGCACTTTGGCGTGACCTATCAATGCGCGCTGAACTGGCTGGCCTGTGTGTCGCGCCCGGTCGGCCCGAAGGTCGCCTATGCGGCGCATACCGACCCCGAGGGGTTTGCCCAGTTCATGGGGCGGACACTGTGATGGGTAGTGTCGGCAGGAAGTTCCGCAATCCGGGCGAGGCGATAGGCTGGCTCAACCGCAAGGAAGTGCGTCAGTGGTTTCGCGATCACCCGTGCGGCACGCAGTCGGAATGCGCAAGGGCGCTTGGCCTGTCTTCGATGGCGGTCAGCCGCCATGTGCGCGCGATCCGGGCCGAATGGCGTGATGAGGTGGATGCATGATGCGCATGATCCACGAATTCCGGCCCGCGCGACCGATATCGAAATTGCAGCGGTGGGGCCTGGTCAGCCTGAGAAGCAGCCAATGGGGGGCGGCTGGCCGCTGTGATGCCCCCCACGCAGATCCCGGCACGGCGGGTTATCCGTGGATTGTTCCTCACCCGACTTCCCCGGCTGGTGCGCACCAGTCGGGGGCATTTTTGCCGCCTCAACGTCTGCCGCCGCTGGCGTCAGTCGTGGGCGCGGCGGCGCATCATCAATCGGTCGATGAGCGGGTAGCGGAACCTCAAAGCCGCCGCGTCCTTCAATTTCGGAGGCCTGCATGATCCTGACCATTGTCTTGCTGATCGCTGGTGCAGACGGGCCAATGGCTGTGGCGTGGTTTGCCGGGGTCGAGCCGTGCGAAATGATCCGCGTGATGTTGTCTGGGCATGGCATATCCGGCGAATGCGTCTTGATCGGGGAACGTGTCTGATGGCCCATTTTCCCGATCACCCCGCATGGCCGCTGCTGATGGCCCCTGGTGCGCGGCACCGTGTTTCGCCGCTGGTGCGCATCGGCTGTGATCTCGACGAGATCGCGCGGCATGCGCCTGCGGGCATCCAGTATCTGGCCACGCCGTTTTCGCGCAACGTTCTGGGTGATGATGGCGGTTATTGCCAGACTGCCGGATTTGACGCTGCGGGCCGGGCCGGTGCCTGCGCGCGGCGGTTGGCAATGGCTGGCGTCACCGCGATTTCGCCGGTGGTGCAGTCAGTGGAAATGCTGAGTTCACGCCCCGCAACCGGCGTCGGTGCGGACGTGCCTGATCCGCTGGATGCCGCGTTCTGGGAGGTGTGGTGCCGCCCGCTGCTGTGGGCCTGCAAGTCGGTCATCGTGGCTGATATCGCGGGCTGGTCGGCTTCGCGCGGCATCTGGCACGAGGTCGTATGGGCCTTGGATCGAAATATGCCGGTGTTTGTCTGCGCCGACAAGATGGAGGTTGATGATGGGTTGGGATGAAATCGGCGCAATCGGGGATGATGTGCGCGCATTGCAAGACAAGATCGCCCGGCGATCAATGGCTGTGCAGGCGCTGGTTGATTTCAAGGCTGCGCTGGTTGAATCGGGGATAGAGCCGGTTGTGACCTATGAAGATGGCCGGCGCATCGGCGTGGCGCTAGATCTGGGCGACCTTTCGGTGCCCGGTGCGCCGTTGGCTGATCAGCCGCGGCACATTTCGCAGGGCGGTCTGACCGAGTCTTGCCCTGATTTGGCGGTCCGGGATGAGGTTTCAGAGGCTGCGCCGCAGCCCGAACCCCCAGAGGCGCCACCGGCCGCGCCGCCTGACGAGCTCGTCACCGGACCGTGGTCCCCAGAGGAGGAGGCGATCGCGCGCGACATGATGAACCGGGGGAAGACCGGGGGTCATGTCGCGACCAGGCTGCGGCGTCCGTTGCCTGGCACCAACAAGAAGTTGCAAGCGATGCGGGTGCGCGACCAAGGCGCGGGCAAGGCATCTGTGGCCGTTGTGTGGACGCCGAAGCTTGATCTGGAAATGGTCGATGCCTTGGCAAGTCGTGTAACCGTGCCCGTGCTTTCGGAGGCGATGGGCATCCCTGTTGCCGATATCACGGCGCGCTGGCGCGAACTGCTGCCGCAGGGGGCGAAGCTGGCCGATCAGCATGCGTTGCTGAACCGCTTGCGCGACGAGGTGCAGGGCGATGAGGTTTCAGGCGACGAGGCCCAGAACGGCAACGCGGCTGCATCATGAATGATCTGACCGAAACTCAGGAGGCGTGGTTCTATCCGCTGGCGATGGGTCAAACGCTC harbors:
- a CDS encoding helix-turn-helix transcriptional regulator is translated as MSDLYSIMDKEEYKSPGQLVAALLADRGWTKKTLAIILGVDESLVSKTVSNVRKVDASTAIIFEEVFDVPAVRFLSLQKDYDLAVARIESTRTPRDKCVQN
- a CDS encoding DUF1937 family protein, giving the protein MAHFPDHPAWPLLMAPGARHRVSPLVRIGCDLDEIARHAPAGIQYLATPFSRNVLGDDGGYCQTAGFDAAGRAGACARRLAMAGVTAISPVVQSVEMLSSRPATGVGADVPDPLDAAFWEVWCRPLLWACKSVIVADIAGWSASRGIWHEVVWALDRNMPVFVCADKMEVDDGLG
- a CDS encoding P-loop NTPase family protein — protein: MMGWDEIGAIGDDVRALQDKIARRSMAVQALVDFKAALVESGIEPVVTYEDGRRIGVALDLGDLSVPGAPLADQPRHISQGGLTESCPDLAVRDEVSEAAPQPEPPEAPPAAPPDELVTGPWSPEEEAIARDMMNRGKTGGHVATRLRRPLPGTNKKLQAMRVRDQGAGKASVAVVWTPKLDLEMVDALASRVTVPVLSEAMGIPVADITARWRELLPQGAKLADQHALLNRLRDEVQGDEVSGDEAQNGNAAAS
- a CDS encoding ImmA/IrrE family metallo-endopeptidase, giving the protein MLDVDINSGEATQITQELKDQEDRANAAASEFCVPKKMMDAFISRKAPVFAKRDIIGLARMLKVHTGLVAGQLQFRTQNTTLGGNISSLFAQL
- a CDS encoding helix-turn-helix domain-containing protein, yielding MMTLAEYLKAKELTQREFARAVEVSASYMNEIVQGAKTPSMSVAAKIEALTDGEVRMASLIVSPKDAA
- a CDS encoding helix-turn-helix domain-containing protein, which codes for MPISSQMANKIASRKVRYKRLAESAISWHLANMKTRVKELRKTRGLTGEVLAARAGCSKSYLSEIESGKKFPSGRLLRSLAKELNVSVYELIDSNELADDIVAHIAIMRDLSVEDRRAVARHAAGLLEQASEP
- a CDS encoding DUF2312 domain-containing protein; this encodes MRLGDATFSHQDYMAARFAKEKRVPMKETPADRDVRDNAYSVTAEELRQFIERWEHLDAEKKDIANQQKEVMAEAKGRGYSPKVIRKVIALRKRTAGDIAEEEALLEMYKAALGMA